A stretch of Myxocyprinus asiaticus isolate MX2 ecotype Aquarium Trade chromosome 42, UBuf_Myxa_2, whole genome shotgun sequence DNA encodes these proteins:
- the LOC127432625 gene encoding dual specificity protein phosphatase 26-like → MAFMSRLSRSRSNSRSPSRRDTEKGSPVLTVAELERLLYTGKTACNHADEVWPRLYIGDQEIASNRKELVKLGITHILNCAQSKWRGGAEYYTGMNITYHGIEAHDSPSFDMSVNFYPAAEFIHRALSTGGKVLVHCAVGVSRSATLVLAYLMIRQNMTLVEAIKTVKDHRGVTPNRGFLRQLSGLDSILRASRNAT, encoded by the exons ATGGCTTTTATGTCCAGACTGTCTCGGTCAAGGAGTAATTCCAGGTCTCCCAGCAGAAGGGACACAGAGAAGGGCTCTCCTGTACTAACTGTTGCGGAACTTGAGCGTCTGCTGTACACTGGAAAAACAGCCTGTAATCACGCAGATGAAGTGTGGCCAAGACTCTACATAGGTGACCA AGAAATCGCCTCTAACCGCAAAGAACTTGTAAAGCTGGGGATCACACACATCCTGAACTGTGCACAGAGCAAATGGAGAGGAGGTGCAGAGTATTACACTGGCATGAACATCACGTATCATGGCATCGAAGCACACGACTCGCCCTCTTTTGACATGAGTGTCAACTTCTACCCAGCGGCCGAGTTCATTCACAGAGCACTCAGCACGGGAG GAAAGGTACTTGTGCACTGTGCCGTTGGCGTGAGTCGATCCGCCACACTTGTGCTGGCTTACCTCATGATCCGCCAGAACATGACTTTAGTGGAGGCCATCAAGACTGTGAAGGATCACCGAGGAGTCACTCCGAACCGTGGTTTCCTACGGCAGCTCAGCGGTCTGGACAGCATACTGCGCGCCAGCCGCAATGCAACATAA
- the LOC127432632 gene encoding RING finger protein 122-like, whose translation MPPVTSQELPLNIYVVIFGTGVLVFILSLIFCCFFISKLRHQARNERAGYMMVVFKDETTQLHGHGLTCAVCLEDFRIKDELGVLPCQHAFHKRCLVKWLEVRCACPMCNIPISATLGQTQSPRNLLDELL comes from the exons ATGCCTCCAGTGACCTCTCAAGAACTGCCACTGAACATATATGTCGTCATCTTCGGCACCGGGGTACTTGTGTTCATCTTAAGTCTCATATTCTGCTGCTTCTTTATAAG TAAACTGAGACATCAGGCTCGGAATGAGAGAGCTGGTTACATGATG GTTGTATTCAAAGATGAAACAACACAGTTACATGGGCATGGG CTAACATGTGCCGTTTGCTTAGAGGATTTCAGGATAAAAGACGAGCTTGGGGTGTTGCCATGCCAACATGCATTCCACAAAAG GTGTCTGGTGAAGTGGCTTGAAGTGAGATGTGCTTGTCCTATGTGTAACATTCCCATCAGTGCCACTCTGGGTCAAACACAGAGTCCCAGAAACCTGCTAGATGAATTGCTTTAA